Within the Girardinichthys multiradiatus isolate DD_20200921_A chromosome 12, DD_fGirMul_XY1, whole genome shotgun sequence genome, the region gaaatgcaacatttaatttgGGTATTCATCCACAGTCCATGGGCCTCTATTATGCTCTTACCTTCAGCTAACCCCACAAgtttgcaaaaaatatatatatattgtcatGGAATAatattgattttgtgtctggtttAACAATTtatgtgttgatttggccatatgttttgAAATGTTAGCCTGCTGAAAGATCAAATGAGGACCCATTCAGAATTTAATGCTATTTCACCAGATTTGTTGTTGTGAAAATTATATGATGCCACACATTCTAATTAGGAACCCAGATGCTTAAGAATAGAAACAGGTCCACAGCATCAGAAATCCTTTGGGCATGAAGTACTCTTTCACACATTCAACCTCTGATCCACGCCAGACCCACATGAAgtttttgttgctgaaaaactcAGTCATAATCTCGTTTGACCAAAGCACATGATTCTAGTACTTAagcaaactccacatgtttccgtttgtgatggtagggcagaaaatgatttttgtttttggcattACTCTCAAATAATGTGTTGACATGTTGATAGCATCTAATGGAGAGTTGATGACACAAAGATGCCTCTTTTCACAGCAATTCTCTTTAGTTATTAAGTTATTAAACCTTCCTGATCATTCTCTatgctgtgtgtggtggcaagaCAAACATAGGGTCTCATTTAGCCTTGTGGCAAGACAGAATTGAGCCTCTGTGTTTTGGCATATTGCAAAGCCAAAATAATCCCGCATTATTATACAGAACTTCCAAGAAATTCTGATCAACTTTGAAAAATAAGgaacaactttaaaaatactGCAATTACGCATTTTAAAGGTTAAGGATATAACACTACTGAGGGGTGAGTCAAAATCAATTATTCATTAACATGGgatattttgttttctccacTAAAAAAGGTAGTCAGATGAAAGGTTCAATTTCTTTTGTATGAGATTACAATCaggaattaatttattttaagttagTTTATATATGTTTACCAGTGGTGCCAATGACTCTGGAGAAGCGGCAAGGATCTACAGCTCAACTCtgagaattttgttttttacaggagAACCATTTTACATGAAGTCCAAAATACTGACTTTATGTAAACGTCGTGTAGGGTACACCTTAGaacatgttgaagaaggttCTGTTGATAGATGAGACTAACATATAACTTTTAATTACTACATGCAAAAAATATGTGCGGTAGAAATGAAAAGGCCAACCCCtaggtgaaacatggtgatggcagcatcatgttttggAGGCACGTTTTTCAACAAGGAACAGGAAAATTAGTTAGAATTTGTAAAGACTGCACCAGACAAATGGGCAAATGATTTTTTCCTGCATGTGTAAAGCATATAGATGCTCTTTTTAGATGGTTATTTGTCAAAAACTATGCACCACATGAGAATTATGGGTAAAATGGTGTTGATTCATAACATGAAATCCAAATTAAAATGTACTAATATGTGTAGTTGTAACATGAGAAAGTttgaaaaaagttcaaggcctatgaatacttttgcactcATTAGGAACTTGTTCTTACATCTgtaattacatttattattgTTCATAATAGTGGAATATCAGGATGATTATAGTTTTATCCGATATCAAAAGGGTAATTGTATTTGGTATGCCCACTGGTCGGCTGAGAAATCACTGATAATAACTAATAGATAATAACTAGATAAATAAGcctatttacattgtatttaAGTAATCTCAGCATATTATGACTTCAGGgttcccagtttttttttttttttttgaataagtTCAACGAGCACATAAAAggtttcacaattatgtgcccACATAATTAGGAGCAATGTTCCCACCACTCAATCTACACTCAGGCGCATTCATCCTCTCCTCATGGAGTGTTTTCTCAAGGCTCGCCCTCCTCCCACCATAAACTCCCGCCCATGATTACGTACGAACCCTCAACAAGTTGCCAACCAATGAGGCGCACTTCACAAATGTATGGCAGGGGGAAAGCGGGAGGAGGGGGACTGAGGAACCCAAAGACAAATGCTCAGAGGGGTTGGAAGTAGAGGACCACTTTGAAACCCGCAAGAGTTGTTGTTTCCCTTCTCGCACTGTTTGTTTGGAGCCCTCCTAACAAGTAGCGCTTAATGAGCCAGCGCACTCGAGGCTTGTCCGGATTCCCTCGCTGTTTCGTGAAGATCCGCGCAACTGAGACCCGCGGCATTTGTCCCTCTTCCATGTAATGAGAACTCTCCCACTCTTTTGGGAGAACGTTGTTTTCTCTCTGGATGCGTCTGAGTTTCTgattcagtttttcatttgtagttttttttttacgctCAACCATGTACGGATAGCGGACGGCTCGCTCAGGAATCCGGCTCGAGTGGATCATCAATGACGGGTTTCTGGAGGGGATTACACTACGCCGTGGCAATCCGCTAAACGCCCACATACTGGCACGATCACGCACCATCTGCCTCGAACTAAATAACGCTTCTCCAGATTGGACTCTATCAATGGATGTACTTATGACACTGCTTTGAGTTTGGCCGTGTCAAGCAGCCTTAGACAATGGAAAACGTCAGTCTTTCAATGCAAGGAGTCTGCAGAGCTGTTTGGCCTCTTTGCTGCGTGCTTCTGATGTTTGGCTACTTATCTGTGGGTTCCCCGCACCACGGCCGGCGGCTGATCTGCTGGCAAGCCATCCTGAACTGTAAAAACGAGCCCGATTGCAACTACGCCTACGACCACTACGTCCTAGCCTGCGGGCCCGTGCTGAACGGGGGTAGGAAGAGGTGTCCCAGCCACTGCATCTCCTCTCTCGTCCAGCTCAACATGACCAAAAGTGGCCCGGCTTTGGAGGACTGCAGCTGCGGTGAAGACTTGAGGTGCGCACGCACCAAGCAGGCCATCGAGCCTTGCCTCCCTAGGACTACCAGCACGGGCTGCACTGAAGCCCGGCTCCAGTGCGGGCGGGACGCGCAGTGCAATTCGGCCATGCAGGAGTACTTGCATCACTGCGGGAAACTTTTTAACGGCGCGATCTGCACGAACGCCTGCCGTAACGTGATCGCAAACATGCGTAAAATCCCCAAGGGTCAGAAGCTGGAGACCTGCATGTGCGACGGGACGGAGAGGGCCATCTGTGAGTTCGTGAAGAGCAGCATGAAGGCGCTGTGCTTCGACAATCCAGACTTATACAGGTACGAAGGCAGCGGGCCCGATGACGAGGACGACGATGACATCTTGTACTCGGAGAGTACAACGGAACCGGAGAGCAAAGCCTCTCACCTGGCTGAGGGCCGCTGGGGATTAACCCTGCTGGCATCCATTCTGGCTCTGTCGCCCCTCTTTTAATCCTGGGGGTTTCTATTGTCCTGATAAATAGGACAACTTTTGGCACTCATTGACCTGCAATATCAAAAGCCAGACAAACTGAACTGACATCTCTTCCCCATCATAATGGAATATTCATCTGCAAATAGGATGAAAAGGATGTAAAAGATGTGAGGTTCTACAGATGCTTTGCTTATGAGATAAGCTAAACAGGATTGCCAACTTTCTCCTGTCACAGACTCTGATTGTAAACTTGTCTTAATCAGCTGTGCACTGCCAATCCTTCTCCTTAGTTTTAAAGTTTGaactatatttttttatatgacAAGGCAGTTGCCATTTGGCATCACTGATACCTGATTTACCAATATTTAATGTAACTTGTAAATAAGATTAGGAGTAAAAGTGAAACAGTAATTTATTACATGTCTCCAAATAGCCAGTATGTGTATAAAGACTGGGAAATCCAGCTTTAAAGGGAAGTTATTTTGACTGAAAACGTTGTAAATGTACTGTAAATACATGTATAGCTGATATAATTTGTTTTgctctttgttcaaaagaatcCTCTGTTTTAGGCTATGAGATGATTTATTCATGATGTAAAGTctagattaaaaacaaatgtctaaATCCACTGTATTATTGCCTTAATAATATCCCTTTTTTCCGAAGGCATAAAGAAAACTTGAAGATCACATTTTGCGACTGTGagttgtttttccatttgtgcCACATTGCTTCATTTGACAGTGTTAAACCAGATAATTTGTGAAGTCTTGATGGGATAGTTATGAATATATTTTGATGCTTGGGattcaataaacaaacaaacaaaaagttaaCAAGCTTTAATAAGCAAGCCTGTACATTTTAGATAGGGTATAATGGAAGCACTTAAGATAGGTTTTGCCTAAAATATTCATATGTGATGCCTCTAAGTTACTTCAGCaagttgttttttatgtctACTGAATGACAGTAATGTAAATCAGtgtggtatttatttttttgtcattcaAATTTACGTGATGGTTAAGGGTAAAAAAAAGGAGCTCAGATTTTGTCAGTAATTTTTGTTGACAGTTGCAGTTTTACTCAGACatgctttattttaattaaataaaatgcaataatttGATCAAAGTAATGAAAAGCTGCGTGAGAGAtcattgtgttttaattttttttacactttagtaaaaTGTTGCCAACATGAATTGCCACCCCCTTAGTTTCAACTACACCCTCGTCTAAGTTTCCCCCTGCTGACTGATAGCCTAATGACCTGCAATGTCTTGATTTAGCTGCCTTTtgtcaaaaacaaatgtcacCATAAATcaacaacccccccccccccccccccccccccccctacaGCCACCAACAACTCTGCTCTGCCTCTGACACCTAAAAACATTTCCACTTTccactttttcctgttttttaccACGGGCTTGGCAACTATCTTTTAGTGGAAAGTTTGTGTAGCATTTGAATTAATTTGACTACTGagtatgcaaataaaaaaatatagcaGGAGAAAAAACAGGAGATATTGCAGAATCATCTCTTCTGGTCGGTGCTTTACATCCATGATGtgcagcaaaatgttttattagcgCTGGGGACAAGGGCCTTTCAGCTGAATGGATAGAGGAGAAGTCGAGTGGCATCTTTGTCATGGAAATGTTAAACACATAATAGTTGGGTAGCACAATGGGGAGGCACTTCATTCTTTCAGGCCGTCTTGACACCTCTTGAGAGCCGAGCTGTGGGGAAGCATGTGGGAACGATCTGCTTGGGCCCTCGCTGGAAGAAAAGAAGTGGGGAAAAATGTGTGACAGGCTTGGGAAGAGAACGTTTTCCTACCTGCGTTTCTTTAATGTGCTTTATAGCGCCACAGACTATAAATATGCATGTATATTTGGAGTAAAAACTAATGGAAAActgttttcaatattttcactTTTCAAATAGGTTGCAAACAACTAAAAATCCATGCCTTATTTTTGTTGACTTCAAACGCTGCGGCTTCTAAATGAAATACCATGGTCAGTTTCCTGCAGCGTCAGTAATGCGATCCACTATGCCTGAAGCTTTCCAGGCAGGGGAATAGCTCTGCAGCCCTGCATGTcctcccctcctcctcttcctcctcgaAGTCTTTCTTTTTGCTTCTCGCATTTGTTCAGGCATTTTCAGCACTTAGGAAAGGAACAGCGTGTGTTGATTAGGCTGTAATAATGCACAATGCGTGAATAGATAAATGAAGTGCAAAAATCTCAAAAAACTTGCTTGCTTGTCCTAAAAACAAGTTGGTTTAAATTCTGGTTTGTAGTTTGTTTCATGGTTTTGTGCTATgactaaaaaaaaattagaatttgaaGATTAAAGATCAACAATTAACATAAAACACTGTATATGACAACATGCCTACTCTTCCTCCTTGAGTATAGAGAGGACTGTGTAAAAtgcgtgtgtgttttgtgtgtatgtgtgtgtgcatgtgtggtgtgtgttgctttttggtTTAATATACAAACTGTGGCTGTTTGTGTTCCAGCTCTTTAAGCATGTGTAAGGTATCTCTGCCATCAACTGTGCTTCACTGAGCTCAGCTCACATCCAAGCTCTTTCTCCTTGGCCTCCTGAACAAAACGTCCCACACTTCACCCCATGCAGATCACTTCACCCCTTCACCCCGAGCTTATCAAAGCGCAGTGTTTACAAAGGTGCTACGCTCCCAACCAACCTGGGATGCTTCAGATCTGAGATCCTTTCTAAGCGTTTAAGACAAAGATCTGTAATCATTCGTCCTGCCTTTTTAAGCAAATAATTTTCCAGTAATTAAGTGTCCATATCTCTTTGTGCAAATCATATCTCTTCTTTTACAGTTGCATAATTTTTGCAATATTTCACCTTAGCCCTTGTTTTTCCTGCATAAGCTGCTTATGTTATGTGTTTCATTTTTACACAGATATAATCAAGGTTTTGTGAAACAGCGTTACATTGCATTGTTTTGATTTCTTAAAAGGATACTTCAGaattttgaagtgaggttcaaGTCCCCTTCTGTTTAATCTGCAGTTGATAACTCTCGGTTTCTTAGTTTAGCATAAACCCTGATTAGTTGGTTGGGGAGGCTAATGGTAATGGCAAGTCCGGCAAgggtaaaaacaaaagcagaccTCTAAGTTCTTTAAGCaagtccaaataaaaaaatttctaAACCTTTGTTTTACACTGCTTTAAATTAcaaagctgttttttgtttgtttttttacatagaaatcacacatatttacattttacatagaTGTTGGACTATTGATGATCGTCCTGTGTGAAGCACATACTGAGAACAGGTTATGTAAAGTACATGCAGTCAGAATAGAAAAGTAAGTCAGCATAAAAATCCATAAAATTGTATTCATTTAAACTGAggtattatttttgctttttacgcCACCTTATCTTTTTGACTACTTGTTTTATTTGCTAAACACTGCAGCTGTCACTACAGGTGCTGCACATTTCTTCCATTTGCCATTTCATATCGTTGCAATTCTGGTTGGTTCTTGCATGTTTTGATAAGTATGAAATGGTGCCGTCTACAATGGGATATGATATACTCGTCAATTCATACCTAGCAGAGCGGCACTCTTGCTGCTCCTCCTCTTTCTGCATCTTTACTTGCGCTGACTTTTCAAAATTCCATCACACGCAGCACCGATGTCTTCCTTTGAAAGGAAGGATGAACATCGGtagacatctttttttttttttttgggaggaCGGTTGCGTGGGGGGTTAAAGTCAACCTGGCAAGAGACACAGGCCTGTTTCTGCTGACTACTGTATGGTTAAACCAGCTTATTGTTTCGCAGGTTTGATGCAGAGAACAGACGGTCTGTGCAACAAGCTTATATAAAGCAAGAACACACCAGGATGTGACAGATTGGTGCATCACACACATCGTTTCTTACCATTATCACATATTGAACAGCTCATGTTAAAGTTGAGTTTATGGTGGAACTGTTTTGTAAGAGACACTTGTAAAACATGTTCagagaacaaaatgtaaaatgtcagAGTAACTTCATAAGAAATGTAAGgcagtgtaaaatgtaaaaaaatattatttacattaatcatttttctatttgttcCTTTTACACCACTTTACTTCCAGGACCAATTAATCTGAATTAATGTGGTCCGGGGTCGGTTGTCACACTTTTTACAGTTGCATGAGTTGTTCTTTCCTGGAACACCATTCAATAACCATGCCTGAGGTGGCTCAAAATGGGTGTTATTGTTATGATATCTTCAATTTAATGGGAAGAAGGCTCCACCAGCCTTCTTCCCTGGCTGGTGGAGTGGTGTTATTTTAGATCTACTTTTGTTATACCCAAAACTAATACACCCCTACACAATATTCCCCTATGCATcaaactttacacttgacaCAATGCAGTCAGGCAGGTGTCGTTCTGCTGCGCACACCCAGATTTGTCCATTGGACTTCAGACTGAGAGGGATGATTCGTCACTCCACAGAACATGCCTCCTCTGCTTAAAAGAGTCCAGTGGTGGTATGCTTTACACCACGCTTTGCATTTGACTTGATAATGCATACAACTCACAGTTGCTCAGCCATGTAAACCCATTCCATTAACTCTCTACATATTGTTCTTGAactaatctgaaggccacataaATTTTGGAGATCTGTTGCTACTGTCTTTGTAGAAAGTTGACAACCTCTGTACACTATGCACCTCAGCATCCACTAATCAATTTCTGTTGATCCCAATTCCACCCGGATTATACTTCCATTTCATTACTTATTATATGAGTTTTGTATGTGTATGCaaagtgaatgctgcaaaatAGACAGATCCTCAGAAGTTTACAGAACCCtcaggtaagatattaactgcttaaaatcttttaaaagaaCCTCACTTGATAAATCCTGAATTGTCCCTTTAAGGACTTTTTGCCTGAATGTTACACTGATAAACAGCATTCCCTGCCTTTTCAAACCTTGCTATGAACTCTAATGCTAATTTACGCTGACGATAGTTCTCACagcatttgttttgtctttgttcaaCAAAAAGTGATGCAGAAGTAGCTGGACAGTTGGAATGGGTGAGTTGTAGGAGGAGGCACTGAGGTGGAAAGTTCATTGAAAGGATTTGGAAATAATCCCCCTTAAATTACCACAGGGTATTTGAGGGAATGGTCTCCATCTCGAATACCCTTTGTGCCCCTGCTGTATCTTTGGCATTTAATGTGTTGAGGTtcaaatttagattaaaagtcAGTGTTCTGCTATTATTGGTTTGATTTTTTACtataatttgaaatgtgttttgttgttataaAGTATGTACCTCCCTCAAATGATGCTTTTTCTCGCATTGGCTTTGGAAATGCTCACAAAATTTGTAATACAGAAGATACCAGGGCCACAGCAAAACAAAGATCATTGATTTTGGATCTTTTTCTTTACCTCCAAATTGCCTATGCCAGAGGGACTTTCAAGAAACCCCTGTTATTTCTCTCCCTACTATGTTTTAGCTGCCACTTTGATTCATCTGAGACCTCTGTTGAGTTCACAACCCTTTGAAATGAGGAAAAGGGCCTGTAATCCAGTTACCCAAGCTGCAGCACGAAACCTCAGGTCCTGAGAGAAAACCCTCAGCACTAATCCCATTGTCACCAAGAAAAAGCTCTGCTACCTGACTGAGGCAGCCATTGGATATATTCGctgttttaaatgttgctgTTGAGTTTCTGATAAAGGGAGGGGTCACAAAGTGTTGCATACTGGTTTTGTCACAGTGGCTCTAACTGTGTAGGTTGGAAACATCAAAAAgacaaaggaaaagaaaaagattaacagGGTAGCTAAAGCTGCAGAAGAATAACATTTCATCCTGCTATGACAAATCTCTTTTAGTTGAGTTTTGCtatgcatttttattccctttatcttcttttaattaaatatttttaaatacttttggaGTAcatagaagaagaaaatggtTTCTGTAGCTGGTGGATATATTTACCTAGACTGTTTTGAAAATTGAAAATTGAAAATCGTGATGCACAGTTGAGCATTAAAGTGTTTGTGTGAACTTGTATCTCAAAGCTGCAGAAGCAACATCTGGATGAGAGCTTTTCTGGTTTGACTGAAACAAATTTTTGCTGATTCGTTTTCACTgcagctgaaataaataaaacgagAATGAATGACAGAAAATACCCAACATGCTTAAAATTAAACCAGGAGCCCATCAATTTGTAAAATTTACAAAACAGTTTCTTGGGAAGtgagataaaacaaaaacatgtcatACTGTcagaaaccttaaaaaaaaaaacaattacaaaaagCCAGCATCATCATTCATCTGTTAATTTCTTTATACGTGGTTAATCCTGTTTGTGGTTGCAGGGAACTGGTAGCAGTCAATAAACAGATTCAGGACAAACTCTACATAGGTCATCAGTCCATCCCAGTTAACATCAGCAATGgtttgaaaatgacaaaaaaaaaaatgtctgatgcCCATCTGTGAAGGAGTCTCTTCTTTATTACATTTACATTCACCAACACTATCAGGTCCAGGTTATTTTATTAATACCCAAagataaatgtgcttttttACAGTGAGATAAGAATGACGCCTGTTTTGATGCTGGCACATTCTTTAAAGAGAGAAGAGACTTAGCACTGCTAACCCTTTCATACACACCATTGTTGTACAATCTTTTGCTAATTCTGCTGCCATGaagtttaacatttaacatgctaaAGCCTATAGAGGCAGAAAACAAACTATTGggcttttaaaagtttattccTGGGAATATTGGCATTGGTCTTAAATGTTGTCCACTTGTgcacaatctttatttttacagaacaatgggactttgaattgtttGGAATTATAACCATTATTATCATTTATAGATTGATGTGCAGCAACAATTGCTTCTCTAATTTTGTTGCTTATGACTTACCTTTAGACGTTGTGCTAGCACCCACCTCTATACTCTAGAGCAGCAAGCCAC harbors:
- the gas1a gene encoding growth arrest-specific protein 1a → MENVSLSMQGVCRAVWPLCCVLLMFGYLSVGSPHHGRRLICWQAILNCKNEPDCNYAYDHYVLACGPVLNGGRKRCPSHCISSLVQLNMTKSGPALEDCSCGEDLRCARTKQAIEPCLPRTTSTGCTEARLQCGRDAQCNSAMQEYLHHCGKLFNGAICTNACRNVIANMRKIPKGQKLETCMCDGTERAICEFVKSSMKALCFDNPDLYRYEGSGPDDEDDDDILYSESTTEPESKASHLAEGRWGLTLLASILALSPLF